A region from the Stygiolobus caldivivus genome encodes:
- a CDS encoding metal-sulfur cluster assembly factor codes for MVEVNKEEWKKKIMEALTQVYDPEIPVDIVNLGLIYELKISDEGDVYIKLGLTAPGCPVVDDLIYTVEQVIKETVPAKSVEVDIDLETVWSPLKMTPEGREKFKKLYGYDIVEMWVQTYGLPTEDTQQQEQKA; via the coding sequence ATGGTAGAGGTCAATAAAGAGGAGTGGAAAAAGAAAATTATGGAAGCGCTAACTCAAGTTTACGATCCTGAAATACCCGTCGATATAGTGAACTTAGGGTTGATCTATGAGTTGAAAATCTCAGATGAAGGGGACGTATACATAAAACTCGGTCTAACTGCACCAGGTTGCCCGGTAGTGGACGACTTAATATATACAGTAGAGCAGGTCATAAAAGAGACCGTCCCAGCTAAATCAGTAGAAGTAGATATAGATTTAGAGACTGTTTGGTCTCCTTTAAAAATGACACCAGAAGGGAGAGAGAAATTTAAGAAATTGTATGGCTATGATATAGTAGAGATGTGGGTTCAAACCTACGGACTACCAACTGAAGATACACAACAACAGGAACAGAAGGCATAA
- the hisBd gene encoding imidazoleglycerol-phosphate dehydratase: MYNNRSVKKVRETKETKVEVELNIDQKGEVKVVTPVKFFNHMLTTLLYYMNTTSMVIAEDKQCYDDHHVVEDVAITLGEAFKEALGDKKGIRRFANFVIPMDDALVLVAVDISGRGISNVELNLSRSEIGGLATENVFHFFQSFSYHSGVNMHIIQLRGTNTHHVIEASFKALGLSLYEASRIISQDIISLKGSL, from the coding sequence TTGTATAATAATAGAAGTGTAAAAAAAGTAAGGGAGACAAAAGAAACTAAAGTAGAGGTGGAATTAAATATAGACCAAAAGGGAGAAGTTAAAGTGGTAACTCCGGTCAAGTTCTTTAACCACATGCTTACTACTTTGCTTTATTATATGAATACCACCTCAATGGTAATAGCTGAGGATAAGCAGTGTTATGATGACCATCACGTGGTAGAGGATGTAGCCATAACTTTGGGAGAAGCGTTTAAAGAAGCTTTAGGGGATAAAAAAGGGATAAGGAGGTTTGCTAATTTCGTTATACCTATGGACGACGCTTTAGTCCTCGTAGCAGTAGATATATCTGGGAGGGGCATAAGTAACGTAGAACTAAATCTTTCAAGAAGTGAAATCGGGGGGTTAGCGACTGAAAACGTATTTCATTTCTTCCAGTCATTTTCATATCACTCTGGGGTTAATATGCACATTATACAATTAAGGGGTACTAACACTCATCATGTTATTGAGGCTTCATTTAAAGCACTAGGTCTGAGTTTGTATGAAGCCAGTAGAATAATATCACAAGATATAATAAGTTTGAAGGGAAGCTTATGA
- the hisC gene encoding histidinol-phosphate transaminase: MHLNESPYSPPPHILDAIQKYLQYANRYQHPELTQRFSELAAEYNKVEPENIFPTPGGDGALRSVFYNLAQPGDKVITNFPAYSMYKVYSSVRGLKHVKVKLIEGEEWWYEDRDTLVKESKDARLVVIDNPNNPTGSPMLDEELVKELASNVKGFIVIDEAYYEFYGKTFARIVYEYPNVLIVRTLSKAFSMASLRVGYIIGNEDLIKVLKKTSTPFDVSLPGLIGGIKALEDPSYVRDVVNKINVNKEYLLKELRKFGLKVFNSYTNFLFVKDNRDLLTPLMARSIAIRNLISGYYRISIGTKEQCELLIKVLGEILEDSNTK, translated from the coding sequence ATGCATTTAAATGAATCGCCTTATTCTCCTCCACCACATATTTTAGACGCAATTCAAAAATACCTACAATACGCTAACAGATACCAGCACCCAGAACTAACACAGCGATTCTCTGAACTGGCTGCTGAGTATAACAAGGTAGAACCAGAGAACATATTCCCAACTCCAGGTGGAGACGGAGCTCTCAGGTCAGTATTTTATAACCTTGCACAGCCTGGTGATAAGGTAATCACTAATTTTCCAGCGTATAGCATGTATAAGGTTTATTCGTCAGTTAGAGGGCTTAAACATGTTAAGGTGAAACTTATAGAAGGTGAAGAGTGGTGGTATGAAGATAGAGATACTTTAGTGAAAGAGAGTAAAGATGCTAGGTTAGTAGTGATAGATAATCCTAATAACCCCACAGGTTCGCCTATGCTTGATGAGGAATTAGTTAAAGAACTCGCAAGTAATGTTAAAGGTTTTATAGTAATAGATGAAGCATATTATGAATTCTACGGAAAGACTTTTGCTCGTATAGTCTATGAGTATCCTAACGTCTTGATAGTTAGGACCTTAAGCAAAGCGTTTTCTATGGCATCTCTTAGAGTAGGATACATAATAGGTAATGAGGATTTAATAAAGGTGCTCAAAAAAACATCAACGCCATTTGATGTGTCTTTACCTGGGTTAATAGGAGGAATTAAGGCGTTAGAAGACCCTTCTTATGTTAGGGATGTAGTAAATAAAATAAATGTAAATAAAGAATATTTATTAAAAGAGCTTAGAAAGTTTGGGCTTAAAGTGTTCAACTCTTATACTAACTTCCTTTTTGTTAAAGATAATAGAGACCTTCTAACTCCGCTTATGGCTAGGTCTATAGCAATTAGGAACTTAATATCCGGTTATTATAGAATATCAATAGGTACTAAAGAGCAGTGTGAGTTATTAATTAAGGTGTTAGGTGAGATCCTTGAAGATAGCAATACCAAATAA
- the hisH gene encoding imidazole glycerol phosphate synthase subunit HisH yields MRATVINYGVGNLFSISSGLKRVGFEVSVNSEPFGNEDLVVLPGVGSFSAVSGYLGSRREVFEDMRKSGVYFLGVCLGMQVMFEEGTEGGISKGLGWFKGKVDKLIQNNKERLKLPHIGWEKLVVTDLTCPLTEGLNNQYVYYVHSYVAYPDDESIVRAVSVYGISYPAIVCSGNLIGTQFHPEKSSKVGKVFLGNLYRWVKK; encoded by the coding sequence ATGAGAGCTACTGTTATCAATTATGGAGTAGGAAATTTATTCAGTATTTCTTCAGGTCTGAAGAGGGTCGGCTTTGAAGTTTCAGTAAATTCAGAACCTTTTGGCAATGAGGATCTTGTTGTCCTACCAGGTGTAGGTTCTTTTAGTGCTGTTTCGGGTTATCTCGGTTCTCGTAGAGAGGTGTTTGAAGATATGAGAAAAAGCGGTGTATATTTTTTAGGTGTATGCCTCGGTATGCAAGTAATGTTTGAAGAAGGGACTGAAGGAGGTATCAGTAAGGGATTAGGCTGGTTCAAAGGTAAAGTGGATAAATTAATTCAAAATAATAAGGAAAGGTTAAAACTCCCTCATATAGGCTGGGAAAAACTGGTTGTGACTGACCTCACATGTCCGCTCACCGAGGGCTTGAATAACCAATATGTATATTATGTGCACAGTTATGTGGCATATCCTGATGACGAGAGTATTGTAAGGGCCGTAAGTGTGTATGGTATTTCCTACCCTGCGATAGTCTGTTCTGGTAACCTAATCGGGACCCAGTTTCATCCTGAAAAAAGTAGTAAGGTCGGAAAGGTTTTCTTAGGCAACCTTTACAGGTGGGTCAAAAAATGA
- the leuS gene encoding leucine--tRNA ligase yields the protein MTFISTSKRFSDFLNDISQKWQKAWEEEKIFEASPDYSRKKFYTTVAFPYPNSPFHLGHGRTYVTCDIYARFMRMRGYNVLFPMGFHYTGTPIIAMADDVAKGDKELIDIFKNIYEIPDDVISKLVDPLFMANYFKEEIKKAMKEIGLSIDWRREFTTIDPEFSSFIVWQFGKLQEKGFIVRDTHPVGWCPVHHIPVGMHDTKGDMEPEIGEFTLIYFESDLGILPAATLRPETVFGAIAIWVNPDANYVITEMDGKKFVMSEKAAFKLSFQIDNLKTLNTLKGSELAKHYAINPITGNKIPILGAGFVDPMTGTGVVMSVPAHAPFDYYYLKKVKQDLPVISVISVEGQGEALAKEMVDKTNPKGDEDLEKLTEQVYRMEYNKGKMKSNIIELTKPAYRDEFKTLVGLSVPEARQKITEFLIDKKLGRKIFEIMNRPVYCRCGNEVVVKILKDQWFLDYGNPEWKSLAKKLISKMNFIPPEARKDFEFVADWLQKRACARTRGLGTPLPWDKKWVIESLSDSTIYMAYYTIAHLIKKYGLKPSQLSSELWDYVMLGKGDPSAVSKSSGIPQEVIEEMRKEFIYWYPLDIRHSGKDLIPNHLSFFIFNHAAIFPEELWPKAIAVNGFVLLEGKKMSKSLRNIIPLRKAIRMYGADVVRITLTSTADMGSDVNFSDSYAKSVTDALRNFYELSEKITEYKGDQEGFPEIWIKNKLNQMVIEVTRYMENLDLRNSLNELLYNLSSYINEYVEMVKAEGREPNGRILKELLEVWTKIISPFAPHFAEEMWHKLGHTTFVSLEKWPEVPESSVNLYEDLVHEYHKKVLEDIQSILNVYKGTPKVIRIFVSTPEELTLLKNALEITSRGGSMKEFIEKNRPREKVDVKLYQKIFEEARGLDDNMRKLIITYDFNEEEALKQGLNYLRYKLGGKEIEVKSAKEMDKTKYKKDALPLKPAIFIE from the coding sequence GTGACCTTTATTTCAACATCTAAACGGTTTTCCGATTTTCTCAATGATATATCACAAAAATGGCAGAAGGCATGGGAGGAAGAAAAAATATTCGAGGCAAGTCCTGATTATTCACGTAAAAAATTTTACACTACTGTAGCCTTTCCATACCCTAATTCTCCCTTCCATTTAGGTCACGGGAGAACTTACGTTACTTGTGACATTTATGCGAGATTTATGAGGATGAGAGGATATAATGTCCTCTTCCCTATGGGGTTTCACTACACTGGGACCCCTATCATAGCCATGGCGGACGACGTAGCTAAAGGCGATAAGGAATTAATTGATATTTTCAAAAACATCTATGAAATACCAGATGATGTAATATCGAAATTAGTAGACCCACTATTTATGGCGAATTACTTTAAAGAGGAAATAAAAAAGGCCATGAAGGAGATAGGCCTTAGTATAGACTGGAGGAGGGAATTCACTACTATTGATCCTGAATTCTCATCTTTCATAGTCTGGCAATTTGGCAAATTACAAGAGAAAGGGTTTATTGTAAGGGATACGCACCCCGTAGGTTGGTGCCCAGTCCACCATATACCAGTAGGGATGCATGACACTAAGGGAGATATGGAACCCGAAATCGGAGAATTTACGTTAATTTATTTTGAATCCGACTTGGGCATCTTACCCGCAGCTACATTAAGACCAGAAACAGTATTCGGTGCGATTGCAATCTGGGTTAATCCAGATGCTAATTACGTTATAACTGAAATGGACGGCAAAAAATTTGTAATGAGCGAAAAGGCCGCTTTTAAGCTCTCCTTCCAGATCGATAATTTAAAGACCTTAAATACGTTAAAGGGTTCAGAACTTGCTAAGCATTATGCAATAAACCCCATAACCGGGAACAAGATCCCGATATTGGGTGCGGGCTTCGTAGATCCTATGACCGGTACCGGTGTAGTAATGAGTGTTCCAGCACATGCTCCTTTTGACTACTACTACTTAAAAAAGGTCAAGCAAGACTTACCGGTAATTTCGGTAATATCAGTAGAAGGTCAAGGCGAAGCGTTGGCTAAGGAAATGGTAGATAAAACTAACCCTAAGGGCGATGAAGACTTAGAAAAGTTAACCGAGCAAGTCTATAGGATGGAGTATAATAAAGGGAAGATGAAGAGTAACATAATTGAATTAACTAAACCAGCGTATAGAGACGAATTTAAAACTTTAGTAGGGTTATCGGTTCCAGAAGCCAGGCAGAAAATAACAGAATTTTTAATAGACAAAAAACTTGGGAGAAAGATTTTCGAAATAATGAATAGACCAGTCTACTGCAGATGTGGGAATGAAGTCGTAGTTAAAATACTTAAAGACCAGTGGTTCCTTGACTACGGTAATCCAGAGTGGAAAAGCTTAGCTAAAAAGCTAATTTCTAAAATGAACTTTATCCCGCCCGAAGCCCGTAAAGACTTTGAGTTTGTAGCAGATTGGTTACAGAAAAGAGCGTGCGCGAGGACAAGAGGGTTGGGTACTCCACTACCTTGGGATAAAAAGTGGGTAATTGAGAGCCTAAGCGATTCTACTATCTACATGGCTTACTATACAATAGCCCACCTTATAAAGAAGTATGGCCTTAAACCTTCCCAGTTGTCCTCAGAATTATGGGACTACGTAATGTTAGGTAAAGGGGATCCTTCTGCTGTTTCTAAGTCTTCTGGAATTCCTCAAGAAGTAATAGAGGAAATGAGGAAGGAGTTTATTTACTGGTACCCGTTAGATATCAGGCATAGCGGTAAAGACCTAATTCCCAACCACCTATCGTTCTTTATCTTTAACCACGCTGCTATATTCCCAGAGGAATTATGGCCTAAAGCCATAGCTGTAAACGGTTTCGTTTTATTAGAAGGAAAGAAGATGAGTAAGTCCTTGAGGAATATTATTCCGCTAAGGAAAGCCATCAGAATGTATGGAGCTGACGTGGTAAGGATAACTTTAACATCCACTGCAGATATGGGCTCTGACGTAAACTTCAGTGATAGCTATGCCAAATCAGTGACGGACGCACTTAGGAACTTTTACGAATTAAGTGAAAAAATCACAGAGTATAAGGGTGATCAAGAAGGGTTTCCTGAGATATGGATTAAAAATAAGCTTAATCAAATGGTTATAGAAGTTACTAGGTATATGGAGAACCTTGACCTTAGAAATAGCCTAAACGAGTTACTATATAACCTTTCTTCATATATAAACGAGTACGTAGAAATGGTAAAAGCTGAAGGTAGAGAACCTAATGGGAGAATCTTGAAAGAGTTACTGGAAGTATGGACTAAAATTATTTCTCCCTTTGCTCCACACTTTGCTGAAGAGATGTGGCATAAATTAGGCCATACAACTTTTGTGAGCCTTGAAAAATGGCCTGAGGTACCTGAGTCTTCTGTTAACCTATACGAGGATCTGGTACATGAATACCATAAGAAAGTCCTAGAGGACATACAGTCTATACTTAACGTTTACAAGGGTACTCCGAAAGTAATACGCATATTTGTTTCAACGCCTGAAGAGTTAACGTTGTTGAAGAATGCCCTAGAAATTACCAGCAGAGGAGGGAGTATGAAGGAGTTTATTGAAAAGAACAGACCTAGAGAGAAAGTAGATGTTAAGCTTTATCAGAAAATTTTCGAAGAGGCTAGAGGACTAGATGATAATATGCGTAAACTTATAATAACTTACGATTTTAATGAAGAGGAAGCATTAAAGCAAGGTCTGAACTACTTGAGATATAAATTAGGTGGAAAAGAGATCGAGGTAAAAAGCGCGAAGGAAATGGACAAAACCAAGTATAAGAAGGACGCGTTACCTCTTAAGCCTGCTATATTTATCGAATAA
- the hisF gene encoding imidazole glycerol phosphate synthase subunit HisF — translation MTAKRIIACLDVKNGRVVKGVNFLDLRDKGDPTELAARYEDEGADEIVFLDVTATIEGRKALLEVIKNTASVLSIPLTVGGGIRNIEDVSTILGNGADKVSINTAAVENKKLITEAALQFGSQAVVVAIDAKKVGKEYVVFTKSGTYNTGLNAVKWAKEVEALGAGEILLTSIDRDGTREGYDIVLTKAISDSVNIPVIASGGAGKEVHFLEALKVADAALAAGVFHDGIIKIHELKMYLKSQGMEMRL, via the coding sequence ATGACTGCTAAACGTATTATTGCATGCCTAGACGTTAAGAACGGAAGAGTTGTGAAAGGAGTGAATTTTCTAGACCTTAGGGACAAAGGGGATCCGACTGAGTTAGCGGCTAGATACGAAGACGAAGGGGCAGATGAAATAGTATTCCTTGATGTTACAGCTACAATAGAAGGTAGAAAAGCCCTTCTTGAGGTAATTAAAAATACCGCTAGCGTCCTCTCAATTCCCTTGACTGTAGGAGGGGGTATAAGGAATATTGAAGATGTGTCGACAATTTTAGGTAACGGAGCTGATAAAGTAAGTATAAATACAGCTGCCGTTGAAAATAAAAAACTTATAACTGAGGCTGCACTCCAGTTCGGTTCTCAGGCGGTAGTCGTTGCAATAGATGCTAAAAAAGTAGGTAAAGAATATGTAGTTTTTACGAAATCGGGTACATACAATACGGGGCTTAATGCAGTTAAATGGGCTAAAGAAGTAGAAGCATTAGGTGCAGGAGAGATCTTGCTTACAAGTATAGATAGAGATGGAACTAGAGAAGGCTATGATATAGTTTTAACTAAGGCGATTTCCGATTCAGTTAACATTCCAGTAATTGCAAGCGGTGGAGCAGGTAAAGAAGTACATTTTCTTGAAGCTCTAAAGGTTGCGGATGCTGCGTTAGCAGCAGGAGTTTTCCACGACGGAATAATTAAAATACACGAACTTAAGATGTATTTGAAATCACAAGGTATGGAGATGAGATTATGA
- the hisD gene encoding histidinol dehydrogenase: MISFELPKSRPNDFTRVLPVVEEVIKGVREKGDIALLELEEKFDHVKLDSVVEDKVDELAEKIPPDLREAIDYIYDQLTEFHESIKPYNAGGNSKGVEFGVLWKPVEKVGIYVPGGNKAYPSTLLMAGIPAKVAGVSEIYAATPPSKIDPAICYISKKLRIKKLYRLGGAQAIAAFAYGTESVIRVDKIVGPGNIYVQAAKFLVSKEIGIDGIEGPTELVIIADENADAKEIVLDMKAQAEHGTSTFIVLLSTSQSLIDQVVPQLKDDNIIYYIIKVSTIEEAIKVLNEISPEHLSLYVANPKKYLDKIANSGAISLGATPPAIIDYAAGPNHILPTNRWARFKGGVTVYDFLKPVMYAYTEKPDEKLIRSAMVLARHEGFEFHAKSIGVRYGRE; the protein is encoded by the coding sequence ATGATTTCGTTTGAGTTACCTAAATCAAGACCAAATGATTTTACAAGAGTACTACCTGTTGTTGAAGAAGTTATAAAAGGAGTAAGAGAAAAAGGTGATATTGCTCTATTAGAACTAGAAGAAAAATTCGATCATGTAAAATTAGATTCGGTAGTAGAAGACAAAGTAGATGAGTTAGCGGAAAAAATTCCCCCAGACCTTAGGGAGGCCATAGACTACATTTATGACCAGTTGACTGAATTCCATGAGTCCATAAAGCCATATAATGCTGGAGGGAACTCGAAAGGGGTAGAGTTTGGGGTATTATGGAAACCTGTAGAAAAAGTCGGTATATACGTCCCGGGTGGAAATAAGGCATATCCGTCAACACTACTAATGGCTGGTATCCCTGCTAAAGTTGCCGGTGTCAGTGAGATTTACGCAGCGACTCCTCCTAGTAAAATTGACCCAGCAATATGTTATATTTCAAAAAAACTAAGAATTAAAAAATTGTATAGATTGGGTGGAGCTCAAGCTATAGCTGCTTTTGCATATGGTACAGAATCAGTTATACGTGTTGATAAAATAGTAGGCCCTGGTAACATTTATGTTCAAGCTGCTAAATTTCTAGTAAGTAAGGAAATAGGGATAGATGGAATAGAAGGCCCCACGGAACTGGTTATTATAGCAGATGAGAACGCAGACGCTAAAGAAATCGTTTTAGACATGAAAGCTCAGGCTGAACACGGTACCTCCACTTTTATAGTATTGTTATCTACTTCACAAAGCCTTATTGACCAAGTCGTCCCTCAACTTAAAGACGATAATATAATATATTATATCATAAAAGTGAGCACCATTGAGGAAGCTATTAAAGTCCTAAATGAAATCTCGCCTGAGCACCTCTCTCTCTATGTGGCTAACCCTAAGAAATACCTTGATAAAATTGCTAACTCAGGTGCCATAAGTCTAGGAGCTACACCACCTGCGATTATCGATTACGCTGCAGGCCCTAACCATATCCTACCTACTAACCGCTGGGCTAGGTTCAAGGGTGGCGTAACCGTTTACGACTTCCTTAAGCCCGTTATGTACGCCTATACAGAAAAACCTGATGAGAAACTTATCAGATCAGCTATGGTATTAGCTAGGCACGAGGGTTTTGAGTTTCATGCTAAGAGTATAGGTGTTAGATATGGCAGAGAGTAG
- a CDS encoding cob(I)yrinic acid a,c-diamide adenosyltransferase, whose protein sequence is MFTREGDDGSTNVISKRVGKDSPLVNFLGDIDELNSYLGYLNSKLPWGDMKNDIKKVQYTLFEIGEDLSTNGTKKKITMDHVKWLEERTTSYRKETGAVKLFVIPGGSEEASLIHITRSVCRRIERNAVKYSKDLPEMNKMIITYLNRLSSLLFAMALAANKRRGIEENIYDIGKFW, encoded by the coding sequence GTGTTTACAAGAGAAGGCGATGATGGTTCAACAAATGTAATTAGTAAGAGAGTGGGAAAAGATTCTCCGTTAGTTAATTTCCTGGGGGATATAGACGAACTAAACTCTTATTTAGGTTACTTAAACTCAAAGCTACCGTGGGGCGATATGAAAAATGATATAAAGAAAGTCCAATACACCCTTTTTGAGATTGGAGAAGACCTATCTACAAACGGCACAAAAAAGAAAATAACCATGGACCATGTAAAATGGTTAGAGGAAAGGACTACTTCGTATAGAAAAGAGACCGGTGCTGTGAAACTTTTCGTAATACCAGGTGGGAGCGAAGAAGCTTCATTAATACATATAACAAGGAGTGTGTGCAGGAGAATAGAAAGAAATGCAGTTAAGTATTCTAAAGATTTACCAGAAATGAACAAAATGATAATTACTTATCTTAATAGACTGTCATCATTACTGTTTGCTATGGCACTAGCTGCTAATAAAAGGAGGGGTATTGAAGAGAATATTTACGATATTGGCAAGTTCTGGTGA
- the hisG gene encoding ATP phosphoribosyltransferase encodes MKIAIPNKGRLQQPVIQFLNSVGIKPLASDERALIVPTNWEGVQLVMVRTEDIPNIVEAGAAELGITGYDYVMESGVDVEELVDLDFGKAKIVLAVPNSWNISSPQDIKGEIRIATKYFNIAKNYLIQKGIKAKLVKISGAAEVMPSLGAADAIIDVMSTGTTLKLHGLKAIDTVMESKAVVIGNKDWMKGEEAERISLLLTLMKGALFARHKKMVFMNVPEEKLDKVLSVLPAMLSPTLSKLAKSEAWEVITVINEDDLPDIIGKVIANGARDIVVIDIEKVIK; translated from the coding sequence TTGAAGATAGCAATACCAAATAAAGGTAGATTACAACAGCCCGTAATCCAGTTTTTAAATAGTGTTGGCATTAAACCTTTGGCGAGCGATGAAAGGGCTCTAATAGTCCCTACGAATTGGGAGGGAGTACAATTGGTTATGGTGAGGACTGAAGATATACCGAATATTGTTGAAGCAGGAGCGGCTGAACTAGGAATTACGGGTTATGATTATGTTATGGAGTCAGGAGTAGACGTAGAGGAGTTAGTAGATCTAGATTTTGGAAAAGCTAAAATAGTCCTAGCCGTACCCAATTCATGGAATATATCTTCCCCTCAGGATATTAAAGGGGAGATACGTATTGCTACGAAATACTTTAACATAGCAAAGAACTATCTTATACAAAAGGGGATTAAAGCTAAGTTAGTTAAGATAAGCGGTGCTGCAGAAGTTATGCCCTCCTTAGGTGCTGCAGACGCAATAATAGATGTCATGAGTACCGGGACTACTCTTAAGCTGCACGGCTTGAAAGCTATAGACACTGTCATGGAGAGTAAGGCTGTGGTTATAGGTAATAAAGACTGGATGAAGGGTGAAGAGGCCGAAAGGATAAGCCTCCTCCTCACTTTAATGAAAGGCGCCCTATTTGCTAGGCATAAGAAAATGGTGTTCATGAACGTGCCTGAAGAAAAACTTGATAAAGTTTTATCAGTGTTACCTGCCATGCTATCCCCGACCTTATCTAAGCTAGCAAAGAGTGAAGCATGGGAAGTGATAACGGTAATAAATGAGGACGATTTACCGGATATTATAGGTAAAGTAATTGCTAATGGGGCTAGAGATATTGTGGTAATAGACATAGAGAAGGTGATAAAATGA
- the hisE gene encoding phosphoribosyl-ATP diphosphatase — MAESSEVLNELYKIILDRLSSQREGSYTVKLYQRGKPYIAQKVGEEASEVIVASLAEGKERLISEIADLLYHLLVLMAVNNVKPEEVYEELKRRMKG, encoded by the coding sequence ATGGCAGAGAGTAGTGAAGTATTAAATGAGTTGTATAAGATTATCCTTGACAGGCTTTCATCCCAAAGAGAAGGAAGTTATACTGTTAAACTCTATCAAAGGGGTAAACCTTACATTGCACAAAAAGTGGGGGAGGAAGCTAGTGAGGTAATCGTGGCATCATTAGCTGAGGGTAAAGAAAGGCTTATTAGTGAAATAGCTGATCTTCTTTACCATTTATTAGTCTTGATGGCTGTAAATAATGTTAAACCTGAGGAAGTTTATGAAGAGTTAAAGAGGAGGATGAAAGGCTAA
- the hisA gene encoding 1-(5-phosphoribosyl)-5-((5-phosphoribosylamino)methylideneamino)imidazole-4-carboxamide isomerase, whose translation MTIEIIPSIDISEGKAVKRIRGQRGSGLVLGDPLQIAKSIYNEGYDKVHIVDLDAAEGVGDNEGIIRRICKDVSFAHTQVGGGIRGLDKASRIINECKYVVVSTLPVTDPRKFEEIKEKIGKEKIILSIDYDEQGNVLIKGWKEKRDVKVYDMLSFDVYGFIFTYVPKEGTKGGIDEKIGSYTKQINKVKEYAGGVNTIDDLLKLKTLGFDYAIVGMSFYNGRLRGVKVV comes from the coding sequence ATGACGATAGAAATTATCCCAAGTATTGATATTAGTGAAGGTAAGGCTGTGAAGAGGATAAGGGGCCAGAGAGGCTCCGGTCTAGTCTTAGGCGATCCGTTACAAATAGCTAAGAGTATATACAACGAGGGATATGATAAAGTCCATATAGTCGACCTAGACGCCGCTGAGGGAGTGGGGGATAATGAGGGGATTATTAGAAGGATTTGTAAAGACGTGAGTTTTGCACACACTCAAGTAGGGGGAGGTATCAGGGGTCTTGATAAAGCCAGTAGGATAATAAATGAGTGTAAATATGTTGTAGTTTCGACTTTACCAGTTACTGATCCAAGAAAATTTGAAGAGATAAAAGAAAAAATAGGGAAAGAGAAAATTATTCTCTCCATAGATTATGATGAACAAGGAAACGTCCTTATCAAGGGGTGGAAGGAAAAAAGAGACGTTAAAGTATATGATATGCTCTCGTTTGACGTATACGGTTTTATATTCACATATGTACCTAAAGAGGGTACAAAAGGAGGGATAGACGAGAAAATAGGGAGTTACACTAAACAAATTAATAAAGTGAAAGAGTATGCTGGTGGTGTTAATACAATTGACGATCTGTTAAAGCTTAAGACACTTGGCTTTGATTATGCAATTGTCGGAATGAGTTTTTATAATGGTAGGCTCAGAGGTGTAAAAGTTGTATAA
- the hisI gene encoding phosphoribosyl-AMP cyclohydrolase, whose translation MIKLSYEEAMKIADNLWFRHTDSTIIAVLQDVESKEVLMVGHMNREAFIKTLTQGYAHFWSISRKKLWLKGETSGHYQIVEGFKIDCDGDAIVLFVKSVGPVCHTGNKTCFYRSYSDLVSDLNKEKELGVKS comes from the coding sequence ATGATTAAGCTTAGCTATGAGGAAGCTATGAAAATAGCTGATAATCTCTGGTTCAGGCATACTGATTCTACTATTATAGCGGTTTTACAAGACGTAGAATCCAAAGAAGTCTTAATGGTAGGGCATATGAATAGGGAAGCGTTTATAAAAACTCTTACGCAGGGTTATGCCCATTTCTGGTCTATAAGCAGGAAAAAACTATGGTTGAAAGGGGAAACAAGCGGGCATTACCAGATTGTAGAAGGGTTTAAAATAGACTGTGATGGGGACGCTATAGTGCTTTTTGTTAAGTCAGTAGGACCTGTTTGTCATACGGGTAATAAGACCTGTTTTTATAGATCTTATAGCGATTTAGTTAGTGATTTAAATAAAGAAAAAGAATTAGGCGTAAAGAGTTAA